A DNA window from Gemmatimonadaceae bacterium contains the following coding sequences:
- a CDS encoding DUF1839 family protein: protein MMQRVLALDPSTYERHQIHGDESRLWAETNCYVDIWIELLHALGHDPVAALPFTFAIDFEGDQWTFFKFPLLDLYELYGLDVQELAIWRPLVAHVEEQVSRGRPVLVELDSFYLPDTAGSAYKIAHQKSTVAITDIDVDAKRLGYFHGQGFYRLEGDDFCDVLRLREPRDAAELPPYCELVKMRRAPGEFPQVVQKSLALLRKHLEMVPNANPFAEFRERFQRDLSGLLDENIEKFHQYSFATLRQFGACYELSARYLRWLGHHGEEGLDESATAFREISEAAKTFQFQLARAMVRKKPLDLTPLDSMASRWECGINHLKARCL from the coding sequence ATGATGCAGCGCGTGCTCGCGCTCGATCCTTCGACGTACGAGCGCCATCAGATTCACGGCGACGAAAGCCGCCTCTGGGCGGAGACGAACTGCTACGTCGACATCTGGATCGAGCTGCTGCACGCCCTGGGGCACGATCCCGTCGCGGCGCTGCCGTTCACCTTCGCCATCGACTTCGAGGGCGATCAGTGGACCTTCTTCAAGTTTCCGCTCCTCGATCTCTACGAGCTGTACGGCCTCGACGTGCAGGAGCTTGCGATCTGGCGTCCGTTGGTGGCGCACGTCGAGGAGCAGGTGAGCCGCGGACGGCCGGTGCTCGTGGAGCTGGATTCGTTCTATCTCCCCGATACGGCCGGCAGCGCATACAAGATCGCGCATCAGAAGTCGACCGTCGCGATCACCGACATCGACGTCGACGCGAAACGGCTGGGCTACTTCCACGGCCAGGGATTTTATCGCCTCGAGGGCGACGACTTCTGTGACGTGCTGCGCCTGCGCGAGCCGCGCGATGCCGCCGAGCTGCCGCCGTATTGCGAGCTCGTGAAGATGCGGCGCGCGCCAGGAGAGTTCCCACAGGTCGTTCAAAAGTCGCTGGCATTGCTGCGCAAGCATCTCGAGATGGTGCCGAACGCGAATCCGTTCGCGGAATTTCGGGAGCGCTTTCAGCGGGACCTTTCCGGGCTGCTCGACGAGAACATCGAGAAGTTCCATCAATACTCGTTCGCGACACTGCGGCAGTTTGGCGCGTGTTACGAGCTGTCCGCCCGGTACTTGCGCTGGCTCGGGCACCACGGCGAAGAAGGCCTAGACGAGAGCGCGACCGCGTTTCGAGAGATCTCTGAAGCGGCCAAGACCTTTCAGTTCCAGCTGGCGCGCGCGATGGTGCGCAAGAAGCCGCTCGACCTGACCCCGCTCGATTCGATGGCGAGCCGCTGGGAATGCGGAATCAATCACCTCAAGGCGCGCTGCTTGTAG
- a CDS encoding amino acid--[acyl-carrier-protein] ligase, translating to MGTATTPAADVYQEYLTSLIDARLLIPSGVPGVYGLAGAFEQVIEGFEGYVTRMGAHLQPEVMRFPPILARASYERTDHLETFPNLMGSVHSFMGDERGHAQLCNKKSAGDDWTKELCKTDVMMTPAACYPLYPTATGTLPPEGRTVDLRSFVFRHEPSGDPARMQIFRQREYVRLGTPEQAVAHRDEWLQRGEAMLRSVGLDAKPVVASDPFFGRGGRVMAATQREQTLKFELVVPVACEEKPTAVTSCNYHLDHFGVAFDIRTADGNPAHTACIGFGLERIALALFKRHGFDTRSWPADVRTMLGL from the coding sequence ATGGGCACCGCGACCACCCCCGCGGCGGACGTCTACCAGGAGTATTTGACGTCGCTCATCGACGCACGGCTGCTGATTCCGTCGGGCGTGCCCGGCGTGTACGGGTTGGCCGGCGCGTTCGAGCAGGTCATCGAAGGGTTCGAGGGTTACGTCACGCGCATGGGCGCGCATCTCCAGCCCGAAGTGATGCGCTTTCCGCCGATTCTCGCCCGCGCGAGTTACGAGCGCACGGATCATCTCGAGACGTTCCCCAACCTCATGGGCTCCGTCCACAGCTTCATGGGCGACGAACGCGGCCATGCGCAGTTGTGCAACAAGAAATCGGCGGGCGACGACTGGACGAAGGAGTTGTGCAAGACCGACGTGATGATGACGCCGGCGGCGTGCTACCCGCTGTATCCGACCGCGACAGGAACGCTGCCGCCGGAAGGACGCACCGTGGATCTGCGCTCGTTCGTGTTTCGCCACGAGCCGTCGGGCGATCCGGCCCGGATGCAGATCTTCCGGCAGCGCGAGTACGTGCGGCTCGGTACGCCCGAGCAAGCCGTCGCGCATCGCGACGAATGGTTGCAGCGCGGAGAAGCGATGCTGCGTTCCGTCGGTCTCGATGCGAAGCCCGTCGTCGCCAGCGATCCATTCTTCGGCCGCGGCGGCCGGGTGATGGCGGCGACGCAGCGTGAGCAAACTCTAAAGTTCGAGCTCGTCGTGCCCGTGGCATGCGAGGAAAAGCCGACGGCGGTCACGTCGTGCAACTATCACCTCGATCACTTCGGCGTGGCGTTCGACATTCGGACGGCCGACGGGAATCCAGCACACACGGCGTGCATCGGGTTTGGTCTCGAGCGCATCGCGCTGGCGCTGTTCAAGAGACACGGCTTCGACACCCGCTCGTGGCCGGCCGACGTTCGCACGATGCTCGGCCTATGA
- a CDS encoding acyl-CoA dehydrogenase family protein → MSTMLEREARGAVVDVDRLLDRVHEIGRDVIQPAASSVDSCARFPQEGIDALRELKLLSAYVPEEFGGMGLSVIDIGRICEALGQYCGSTAMVFAMHQIQAACIVHHGQQSPYFEQYLRDLVDEQWLIASATTELGVGGDLRSSICALEAEADGFRLTKKAPVISYGEHADQILVTCRRAPDAPASDQVHVMIWKEDYSLEPISSWDTLGFRGTCSSGFVVTATGKTEQVLPAPFADILSQTMHPFSHIVWASLWLGIASDAVNRARAYVRGEARKNPQMPPTSSLRLAEVDIVLHGMRNNVTTAVNDYHRLLAGNDSEAFRNFGFAIRTNNLKLSSSQLIVDIVGRAMLICGINGYRNDSKYALGRHLRDAYGAALMVNNDRIANHNATMLLALREA, encoded by the coding sequence ATGAGCACGATGTTGGAGCGTGAAGCACGCGGTGCGGTGGTCGACGTCGATCGCTTGTTGGATCGTGTCCACGAGATCGGGCGCGATGTCATTCAACCGGCCGCATCATCGGTCGACAGTTGCGCGCGCTTTCCTCAGGAAGGCATCGATGCACTCCGAGAGCTCAAGCTGTTGAGCGCCTACGTCCCGGAGGAATTCGGTGGAATGGGACTGAGCGTCATCGACATCGGTCGCATCTGCGAAGCGCTCGGCCAGTACTGTGGATCGACGGCGATGGTGTTCGCGATGCACCAGATCCAGGCGGCGTGCATCGTTCATCACGGCCAGCAGTCGCCGTACTTCGAACAGTATCTGCGCGATCTCGTCGACGAGCAGTGGCTCATCGCGTCGGCGACGACGGAGCTCGGCGTGGGAGGCGATTTGCGCTCGAGCATCTGCGCATTGGAGGCGGAAGCCGACGGCTTCCGCCTTACGAAGAAGGCGCCGGTCATTTCGTACGGCGAGCACGCGGACCAGATCCTCGTGACGTGCCGCCGCGCGCCGGATGCGCCGGCGAGCGATCAGGTACACGTGATGATCTGGAAGGAAGATTATTCGCTCGAGCCGATCTCGTCGTGGGACACGCTCGGCTTCCGTGGAACGTGCAGCTCGGGATTCGTCGTGACGGCGACGGGGAAAACCGAGCAGGTGCTGCCCGCGCCGTTCGCCGACATCCTGAGTCAGACGATGCATCCTTTCTCGCACATCGTGTGGGCGTCGCTGTGGCTTGGCATCGCGAGCGACGCGGTGAATCGCGCGCGCGCGTATGTGCGGGGCGAGGCGCGCAAGAATCCGCAGATGCCGCCGACGTCGAGCTTGCGGCTCGCCGAGGTCGACATCGTGCTGCACGGCATGCGCAACAATGTCACGACCGCGGTGAACGACTACCATCGTCTGCTCGCCGGCAATGACAGTGAAGCGTTTCGAAACTTCGGGTTCGCGATTCGGACGAACAACCTCAAGCTCTCGAGCTCGCAGCTGATCGTCGACATCGTCGGCCGCGCGATGCTCATCTGCGGCATCAACGGCTACCGCAACGATTCCAAGTACGCGCTGGGCCGCCATCTTCGCGACGCGTACGGCGCGGCATTGATGGTCAACAACGATCGCATCGCGAATCACAACGCGACGATGCTGCTCGCGTTGCGAGAGGCATAA
- a CDS encoding MBL fold metallo-hydrolase has product MKLTFLGTGTSFGVPKIGCHCEVCRSPDPRDKRNRVGAVVESGQGTRVLIDTPPELRLQLIAAGIDRVDAVLYTHMHADHTHGIDDLRAITMNRDGPLPICGPKETLDNLWDKFQYIFDDNIRPLPGTAKPEGKAHVVNPGQTFEIADLTVTAVQVPHGNVTCFAYRIGPLAYVTDAKSLPPDALDLLRGAKVLVINALFRTEHPTHLSIPEALSAAKAVGAERTYLTHLTHDNLHADLEAELPRGVSPAFDGLTVRIDL; this is encoded by the coding sequence ATGAAGCTGACCTTCCTCGGCACAGGCACCAGCTTTGGCGTTCCCAAAATCGGATGTCACTGCGAGGTGTGCCGCTCGCCCGATCCGCGGGACAAACGCAACCGCGTGGGTGCCGTCGTCGAGAGCGGGCAGGGAACGCGCGTATTGATCGACACGCCGCCCGAGTTGCGGCTGCAGCTGATTGCCGCCGGCATCGATCGCGTGGATGCGGTGCTGTATACGCACATGCACGCGGATCACACGCACGGTATCGACGATCTGCGCGCGATCACGATGAATCGCGACGGCCCGCTGCCGATTTGCGGCCCGAAGGAAACGCTCGACAATCTGTGGGACAAGTTTCAGTACATCTTCGATGACAACATCCGGCCGCTGCCCGGCACCGCCAAGCCCGAAGGGAAGGCGCATGTCGTGAACCCCGGGCAGACCTTCGAGATCGCCGATCTGACGGTCACGGCGGTGCAGGTGCCGCACGGCAATGTCACGTGTTTTGCATACCGGATCGGTCCGCTTGCCTACGTCACCGATGCGAAGTCGCTGCCGCCGGACGCGCTCGATTTGCTGCGCGGTGCGAAGGTGCTGGTGATCAACGCGTTGTTTCGCACGGAGCATCCGACGCATCTGAGCATTCCGGAGGCGCTCAGCGCGGCCAAGGCCGTCGGCGCGGAACGCACGTACCTGACGCACCTCACGCATGACAATCTGCACGCCGATCTCGAGGCGGAGCTGCCGAGAGGCGTTTCACCGGCGTTCGATGGTTTGACCGTCCGTATAGATCTCTGA
- a CDS encoding alpha/beta fold hydrolase yields MRLRSLVVSCLGVFVAIARPSVGFAQHTGRLVADTLHPKALEDNKYGDSPNRAVLVYLPPSYDSVATRRYPTLYLLHGFGSNERVWVRGYRGFSVQTSADSLIAAGAMHEMIIVMPNGSNRLGGSFYTNSEATGNWDDFIAQELVAYIDGKYRTIARADARGLAGHSMGGYGAFALAERHGGDVYSAVYALSGCCTRFAHTITPGMAPVWQTLSRLTSPMDARGLQFLPQVFLAMSAAFSPNVNKPPFYVDFPFEEKDGRWKTNEDVERRWIEHSPEEMVRTYRDHLTRLRAFAFDVGDRDELVASGTLDSMDATLNRAGIAHTYETYPGTHTSEIGARMITKVLPFFSRTLAAPTGVQ; encoded by the coding sequence ATGCGGCTTCGATCGCTGGTCGTGTCGTGCCTTGGCGTCTTCGTCGCGATCGCGCGTCCGAGTGTGGGCTTCGCGCAACATACCGGCCGGCTCGTCGCCGACACGCTCCACCCGAAGGCGCTCGAGGACAACAAATACGGCGACTCGCCGAACCGCGCGGTGCTCGTCTATCTGCCGCCATCGTACGACAGCGTCGCGACTCGACGATACCCCACGCTGTACCTGTTGCACGGTTTTGGAAGCAACGAGCGCGTGTGGGTGCGCGGCTATCGCGGATTCAGCGTCCAGACCAGCGCCGACTCGTTGATCGCCGCGGGCGCGATGCACGAAATGATCATCGTCATGCCGAACGGCTCGAACCGGCTCGGCGGAAGCTTCTACACGAACTCCGAAGCGACGGGAAACTGGGACGACTTCATCGCTCAGGAGCTCGTCGCCTACATCGACGGAAAGTATCGCACGATCGCGCGTGCCGACGCGCGCGGACTCGCCGGGCACTCGATGGGCGGCTACGGCGCGTTCGCGCTCGCCGAGCGGCACGGAGGCGACGTGTATTCCGCGGTCTACGCGCTGAGCGGCTGCTGCACGCGGTTCGCGCATACCATCACGCCCGGCATGGCGCCGGTGTGGCAAACGCTGTCGCGTCTGACGTCGCCGATGGATGCCCGCGGCCTGCAATTTCTGCCGCAGGTCTTTCTGGCGATGAGCGCCGCTTTTTCGCCGAACGTCAACAAGCCGCCCTTCTACGTCGACTTTCCATTCGAGGAGAAGGATGGCCGGTGGAAGACGAACGAGGACGTCGAGCGCCGATGGATCGAACATTCGCCGGAAGAAATGGTTCGCACCTACCGCGATCACCTGACACGGCTGCGCGCCTTCGCGTTCGACGTTGGCGACCGCGATGAGCTCGTCGCGTCTGGCACGCTCGACTCGATGGACGCCACACTGAACCGGGCGGGAATCGCGCACACCTACGAGACGTATCCGGGCACGCACACGAGCGAGATCGGCGCTCGGATGATCACGAAGGTGTTACCATTCTTTTCGCGGACGTTGGCGGCGCCGACCGGCGTCCAATAG
- a CDS encoding PQQ-dependent sugar dehydrogenase — protein sequence MRRSLLLLLGIAAPACAQRTNGCDTADLKLPAGFCASVYADSLPGVRSIAVAPNGDLFVGMQGRGSGGVMVVREHDGHVSRERFASGFNSSQVALFDGYLYTESSPVVARGADAADLRVAIVRYRLAANDLKPASGPDTIVHSIPFAPGHVTRNFAITRDGVLYLNIGSPTNSCQGKRDRAPGVPGENPCTELETRAGIWRFDARKAKQTPTASNHFAQGIRNAVGITIAPDGKLWSTQHGRDQLGDFAKQLGLTDTNVTLKYNAENPAEELLQVNQGEDYGWPYCYYSVEEHHLVLAPEYGGNGKTVAQCAKKKEPVAIQPAHWAPNALMFYTGSMFPARYKNGAFIAFHGSWNRAPEKQGGFNVVFQPLTNGKSGGSYEVFADNFSPAIATGARGGPHRPTGLAQSPDGALYVADDAGGRIYKITYAGK from the coding sequence ATGCGTCGCTCTCTGCTCCTGTTGCTTGGTATCGCCGCGCCGGCGTGCGCACAGCGGACCAACGGATGTGACACGGCGGACCTCAAGCTGCCGGCGGGATTTTGCGCTTCGGTGTACGCTGATTCGCTGCCCGGCGTTCGCTCGATCGCGGTCGCGCCGAACGGCGATTTGTTCGTCGGCATGCAAGGACGCGGCAGCGGTGGGGTCATGGTCGTTCGAGAGCACGACGGCCACGTATCGCGCGAACGCTTCGCGAGCGGATTCAACTCCAGCCAGGTCGCGCTGTTCGACGGCTATCTCTATACCGAGTCGAGCCCGGTCGTGGCGCGCGGCGCCGACGCCGCGGATTTGCGCGTTGCCATCGTTCGCTACCGGCTTGCGGCAAATGACCTGAAGCCCGCGAGTGGACCTGACACGATTGTCCACTCGATTCCGTTCGCGCCTGGCCACGTCACGCGCAACTTTGCCATCACGCGTGATGGCGTACTGTACCTGAACATCGGCTCGCCGACGAATTCCTGCCAGGGCAAGCGCGATCGCGCCCCGGGAGTGCCAGGCGAGAACCCGTGTACCGAGCTCGAGACGCGCGCCGGTATCTGGCGCTTTGACGCGCGCAAAGCGAAGCAGACGCCAACCGCGTCCAATCATTTCGCCCAGGGCATTCGAAACGCGGTGGGCATCACGATCGCCCCCGATGGCAAGCTCTGGAGTACGCAGCACGGCCGCGACCAGCTCGGCGATTTCGCGAAGCAACTCGGCCTGACGGACACCAATGTGACGCTCAAGTACAACGCGGAAAACCCGGCGGAAGAGTTGTTGCAGGTCAATCAGGGCGAGGATTATGGGTGGCCGTACTGCTACTACTCCGTCGAGGAGCACCATCTGGTGCTCGCGCCGGAATACGGCGGCAACGGCAAGACGGTGGCGCAGTGCGCCAAGAAGAAGGAGCCCGTGGCCATTCAGCCCGCGCATTGGGCGCCGAATGCGCTCATGTTCTACACGGGATCGATGTTCCCGGCGCGCTACAAGAACGGCGCGTTCATCGCCTTTCACGGTTCGTGGAATCGCGCGCCGGAAAAGCAGGGCGGATTCAACGTGGTGTTCCAGCCGCTGACCAACGGCAAGTCGGGCGGCAGCTACGAAGTGTTCGCGGACAACTTTTCGCCGGCGATCGCGACCGGGGCCCGCGGCGGGCCGCATCGCCCGACTGGCTTGGCGCAGAGTCCCGACGGCGCACTCTACGTTGCGGACGATGCCGGCGGTCGCATTTACAAGATCACGTACGCAGGGAAGTAG
- a CDS encoding acyl carrier protein, translating to MHAEKVREIVGQHGRLAAPIANLSDDSDLYSAGLTSLATVGLMLALEDAFDVEFPDSMLSRKTFGSIASLADAIRQLTDKQAVA from the coding sequence ATGCACGCGGAAAAAGTACGAGAGATCGTCGGCCAGCACGGACGACTCGCCGCGCCGATCGCGAATCTCAGCGATGACAGCGATCTGTACAGCGCCGGTCTGACGTCGCTCGCGACGGTCGGGCTGATGCTCGCGCTCGAGGACGCGTTCGACGTCGAGTTTCCCGATTCGATGTTGAGCCGAAAGACCTTCGGCAGCATTGCGTCGTTGGCTGACGCGATCCGGCAACTCACGGACAAGCAGGCGGTCGCCTGA
- the tal gene encoding transaldolase: MADNRLAQLHDAGQSIWLDFIDRKMLKNGDLERRIRDDSLTGMTSNPTIFEKALAEGDVYDEQIGSAEGKHTALELFELIATTDVRNACDIFRPVYDQTNGDDGYVSIEVSPAAANDARATVTEGTRLWKTVDRPNVMIKVPGTVEGAKAVEELTANGVNVNITLLFAIEAYHSVIDAYMAGLERRVKDGKDISRIHSVASFFVSRVDTEVDKRLGDNKALEGKAAIANAKLAYKLFQEQVASPRWKTLAAKGATVQRPLWASTSTKNPAYRDVMYVEELIGPHTVNTMPPATIDAFRDHGVVKRTVDANVGEAEQTIASLEKAGISMKSVTDKLLADGLTSFGKSFDTLLAGLTKKTQSLGKEIVMSS; the protein is encoded by the coding sequence ATGGCGGACAATCGACTCGCGCAACTACACGACGCCGGACAATCGATCTGGCTCGATTTCATCGATCGCAAGATGCTCAAGAACGGCGATCTCGAGCGGCGCATTCGCGACGATTCGCTCACCGGCATGACGTCGAATCCGACGATCTTCGAGAAGGCGCTCGCCGAGGGCGACGTCTACGACGAGCAAATCGGCTCCGCCGAGGGGAAGCACACGGCGCTGGAGCTGTTCGAGCTCATCGCGACCACCGACGTGCGCAACGCGTGCGACATCTTCCGTCCGGTCTACGACCAGACGAACGGCGACGACGGCTACGTATCGATCGAGGTTTCGCCGGCCGCCGCGAACGATGCTCGCGCCACGGTGACCGAGGGCACGCGCCTCTGGAAAACAGTCGACCGTCCGAATGTCATGATCAAGGTTCCCGGCACGGTCGAGGGAGCGAAGGCCGTCGAAGAGCTCACCGCGAATGGCGTGAACGTCAACATCACGCTGTTGTTCGCGATCGAGGCATATCACAGTGTCATCGATGCGTATATGGCGGGCCTCGAGCGGCGTGTGAAAGACGGGAAGGACATCTCGCGCATTCACTCCGTCGCGAGCTTCTTCGTGAGTCGCGTGGACACGGAAGTCGACAAGCGATTGGGCGACAACAAGGCGCTAGAGGGCAAGGCGGCCATCGCGAATGCCAAGCTCGCATACAAGCTCTTTCAGGAGCAGGTTGCGTCGCCGCGTTGGAAGACGCTCGCGGCGAAAGGCGCGACCGTGCAGCGTCCGCTGTGGGCCAGCACGAGCACGAAGAATCCGGCGTATCGCGACGTCATGTACGTCGAAGAGTTGATCGGCCCGCACACGGTCAACACCATGCCGCCGGCGACGATCGACGCCTTCCGCGATCACGGCGTCGTCAAGCGCACGGTCGATGCGAACGTCGGCGAGGCCGAGCAGACGATCGCGTCGCTCGAGAAAGCCGGCATTTCCATGAAGAGCGTCACGGACAAACTGCTCGCCGACGGTCTCACCAGCTTTGGAAAGTCATTCGATACGCTGCTGGCGGGCCTGACCAAGAAAACCCAATCCCTCGGGAAGGAAATCGTCATGTCATCGTGA
- a CDS encoding alpha/beta fold hydrolase, producing the protein MTAVERTPFYFGNESRALFGWLHAPKNEARDLVVVICPPVGHEYINAHRSLRRLADELALAGVAAFRFDYDGCGDSAGSDEDADRMGAWRSSVVEAFREAKRASGCSRIAAVGLRMGATLAALVSEHEALDALVLWAPCVRGRGYVRELKALAMTGGNRNAGSADGAIEPGGFTFSKDTQAGLACLDLSAAPPSARQIFISPRDDLPDDGALYTAWSAAGRRVEQRSLPGFAGMVDVPHNTVVPERAIAEIVGWLAARAGGEITLRRPPSLRQSFTANGVRETIVHVRGEHGFFGILCEPVNAARGPVVLLSNAGATHHVGPNRLYVMAARALAAAGLRSLRLDLPGLGDNPAPDAEAENRPYVPSASAVIASAVAALRQRRASERFVLMGLCSGAHASFHAALDLDDSAITECVLINPLTFYYKPGMSLDQPASNHYEEWQRYMRSMRSVSGWAKLFRDDVSMTSIARNVLLRFRDIARNKVAGVREALHGRSIASGGDNLDADLRRIAAARRRVTFVFSRFDPGYDLLMINASRAVRSLTRRGMLSLWRIDDANHTFEAKRSRDAMIGSIADHLARTYSQ; encoded by the coding sequence GTGACCGCCGTCGAGCGGACGCCATTCTATTTCGGGAATGAATCGCGCGCGCTGTTCGGGTGGCTGCATGCACCGAAGAACGAGGCGCGCGATCTCGTCGTCGTGATCTGTCCTCCGGTGGGCCACGAGTACATCAACGCGCATCGCTCGCTCCGGCGGTTGGCCGACGAGCTCGCGCTGGCGGGCGTGGCTGCCTTTCGTTTCGACTATGACGGTTGCGGCGACTCGGCGGGGAGTGACGAGGACGCCGATCGCATGGGGGCGTGGCGGTCGTCAGTCGTCGAAGCGTTTCGCGAGGCGAAGCGGGCGTCCGGGTGCTCGCGGATCGCGGCCGTGGGACTTCGCATGGGGGCGACTCTCGCGGCGTTAGTGTCGGAGCACGAAGCACTGGACGCGCTCGTACTCTGGGCGCCGTGTGTGCGGGGCCGCGGGTACGTGCGCGAGCTCAAGGCGCTCGCCATGACCGGCGGCAACCGCAACGCCGGTTCGGCGGACGGCGCCATCGAGCCCGGAGGATTCACATTCTCTAAAGACACGCAGGCCGGGCTCGCGTGCCTCGACCTGTCCGCGGCGCCGCCGAGCGCGAGACAAATTTTTATCTCACCGCGCGACGATCTGCCCGACGACGGCGCGCTGTACACCGCCTGGTCCGCGGCCGGCCGCCGCGTCGAGCAGCGATCGCTCCCCGGATTTGCGGGAATGGTGGACGTTCCGCACAACACCGTGGTCCCCGAGCGCGCGATCGCCGAGATCGTCGGCTGGCTCGCCGCTCGCGCGGGCGGCGAGATCACGCTCAGGCGCCCGCCCTCTCTACGTCAGTCATTCACGGCGAACGGCGTTCGCGAAACGATCGTTCACGTTCGCGGCGAACACGGCTTCTTCGGCATCCTGTGCGAGCCGGTTAATGCCGCGCGTGGCCCGGTGGTGTTGCTGTCGAACGCAGGGGCGACGCATCACGTCGGCCCCAACCGCTTGTACGTCATGGCGGCGCGCGCATTGGCCGCCGCCGGCTTGCGCTCGCTGCGCCTCGACCTGCCCGGGCTCGGTGACAATCCTGCGCCGGACGCCGAGGCAGAGAACCGGCCGTATGTCCCGAGTGCGAGCGCGGTCATCGCGAGCGCGGTGGCGGCGCTGCGACAGCGACGCGCGTCAGAGCGATTCGTGCTGATGGGCCTCTGCTCCGGTGCACACGCGTCGTTCCACGCGGCGCTCGATCTCGACGATTCCGCGATCACGGAATGCGTATTGATCAATCCCCTGACGTTCTACTACAAACCCGGAATGTCGCTCGATCAACCGGCGTCGAATCATTACGAGGAATGGCAGCGATACATGCGCTCGATGCGCAGCGTGTCGGGGTGGGCAAAGCTCTTTCGTGACGACGTCAGCATGACGTCGATCGCGCGAAACGTCCTGCTGCGCTTTCGAGACATCGCACGCAACAAGGTGGCCGGCGTGCGCGAAGCGCTGCATGGACGGTCGATCGCGTCCGGTGGCGACAACCTCGATGCCGATCTCCGGCGCATTGCGGCGGCGCGGCGTCGCGTCACGTTCGTGTTCTCTCGGTTCGACCCTGGCTACGATCTGCTCATGATCAACGCCAGCCGTGCCGTGCGGTCTCTGACCCGGCGCGGGATGCTTTCGCTTTGGCGCATCGACGACGCAAACCATACCTTCGAGGCGAAGCGCAGCCGCGACGCGATGATCGGCTCGATTGCCGACCATCTCGCGCGGACGTATTCGCAGTAG
- the pyk gene encoding pyruvate kinase, which yields MKYCRTKIVCTLGPASSSREALRSLMEAGLNVARINFSHSTHDQHAATIALVREVADELGRPVAILGDLQGPRIRIGDLETSRDLADGSDVVLAPEHDARGEEIPVTYEMLADDVHVGDRILINDGLLELVVLEVHQPRVHARVLHGGALTSHKGINLPGVQVSAPSITDKDREDIAFAVEQQLDYLALSFVRREEDIAELRTLIPKHMLVVAKIEKDSALENIEAIVRASDAVMVARGDLGVELPFEEVPYAQKQIIATANRLGRPVITATQMLESMITHPRPTRAEASDVANAILDGTDAVMLSAETAAGQYPRLAVEAMTRIIVEIESKPQHWQRREERRRADAVLPTEFAIAAASAAAVNMLNAPVLLVVTKSGFTGRIVASQRPRVPILVLTDSPRTYRQMALVWGVVPELVPHCNTYEEMARLALEAVQQRELALPGDRVVVTAGVPFDMPGTTNLLKVETV from the coding sequence ATGAAATACTGCCGAACGAAGATCGTTTGCACGCTCGGCCCCGCGAGCAGCAGCCGCGAGGCCCTGCGCAGTCTGATGGAAGCGGGCCTCAACGTTGCCCGCATCAACTTCTCTCACAGCACGCACGACCAACACGCCGCCACGATCGCGCTCGTTCGCGAGGTGGCCGACGAGCTTGGCCGTCCCGTCGCCATCCTCGGCGACCTGCAGGGACCGCGTATTCGCATCGGCGATCTCGAGACGTCGCGCGACCTCGCCGACGGCTCCGACGTCGTGCTCGCGCCGGAGCACGATGCGCGCGGCGAAGAGATCCCTGTCACCTACGAGATGCTCGCCGACGACGTGCACGTCGGCGACCGCATTCTGATCAACGACGGATTGCTCGAGCTGGTCGTGCTCGAGGTGCACCAGCCGCGCGTCCACGCACGCGTGCTCCACGGTGGCGCGCTCACCAGCCACAAGGGCATCAACCTGCCCGGCGTTCAGGTCTCCGCGCCGTCGATCACCGACAAGGATCGCGAGGACATCGCGTTCGCCGTCGAGCAGCAACTCGACTATCTGGCGCTGAGCTTCGTGCGCCGAGAAGAGGACATCGCCGAGCTTCGCACGCTGATTCCGAAGCACATGCTCGTCGTCGCGAAGATCGAGAAGGATTCAGCTCTCGAGAATATCGAAGCCATCGTGCGCGCCTCGGATGCGGTGATGGTCGCGCGCGGCGATCTCGGCGTCGAACTGCCGTTCGAGGAGGTGCCGTACGCGCAGAAGCAGATCATCGCCACGGCGAACCGGCTTGGCCGACCCGTGATCACGGCGACGCAGATGCTCGAGTCGATGATCACGCATCCGCGGCCGACGCGCGCCGAAGCGAGCGACGTCGCCAACGCGATTCTCGACGGGACGGACGCCGTCATGCTCTCCGCAGAGACGGCGGCCGGCCAGTATCCGCGGCTCGCCGTCGAGGCGATGACGCGCATCATCGTGGAGATCGAGAGCAAACCGCAGCATTGGCAGCGTCGCGAAGAGCGTCGCCGCGCGGACGCGGTGCTGCCGACCGAATTCGCGATCGCCGCCGCCAGTGCCGCGGCCGTGAACATGTTGAATGCTCCCGTGCTCCTCGTGGTCACGAAGAGCGGATTCACGGGACGCATCGTGGCGTCGCAGCGGCCGCGCGTGCCGATTCTCGTGCTCACCGATTCCCCGCGCACGTATCGTCAAATGGCGCTCGTGTGGGGCGTGGTGCCGGAGCTCGTGCCGCACTGCAACACATACGAGGAAATGGCGCGGCTCGCGCTCGAGGCGGTGCAGCAGCGCGAGCTCGCGCTGCCGGGCGACCGCGTGGTCGTCACCGCCGGCGTGCCGTTCGACATGCCGGGCACGACGAACTTGTTGAAGGTCGAAACCGTGTAG